One segment of Allorhodopirellula heiligendammensis DNA contains the following:
- a CDS encoding sulfatase — translation MKLLQLVLCCLLIFASSGTVGVQAESPNVLLIAVDDLNDWVGCLGGHSQAQTPNIDRLAARGMLFTNAHCQGTMCNPSRISLLWGRRPSSTGFYSNRYPVAEEPEFLSSHVSLPAHFAANGYKTLTAGKVFHSSAPVKDYFQVVGPRPGHWRKGLDKKVHDKPKGWHGIWDFGPQDYDESKFADHVVATWVTEQLGAEHDKPFFLGFGFYRPHVPFFPPRRVYDSFKNVQLPRVDEDDWNDIPDAARKVSMSNPKIPTHDWMRKEGRWKQAVHCYLASVRWTDEQLGRVLDALDTGPHAMNTIVVLFSDHGYHLGEKQRWSKFSLWERTTHVPLIISLPGGSKGKCGKPVELLSIYPTLIELCGLPANQKLEGVSLQLLLENPNADWKHVAISTMGRNNHAMRDERWRYIRYADGSGELYDHQADPNEWNNIASKPLPSGLHTKVIGRLKKHLPKTNSPQRGQTER, via the coding sequence TTGAAGCTGTTGCAGTTGGTCTTGTGCTGCCTGTTGATATTCGCGAGCTCAGGAACGGTCGGCGTTCAAGCTGAGTCGCCGAATGTCCTGCTGATCGCGGTCGATGACCTGAACGACTGGGTCGGCTGCCTCGGTGGGCACTCGCAGGCGCAAACGCCGAACATCGATCGCCTCGCGGCGCGGGGGATGCTTTTCACGAACGCACATTGTCAGGGGACGATGTGCAATCCTTCACGGATTAGCTTGCTGTGGGGACGTCGACCTTCTTCGACTGGCTTCTACAGCAATCGTTATCCCGTTGCCGAAGAGCCCGAGTTCTTGAGTTCGCATGTCAGTCTGCCTGCCCATTTTGCAGCCAATGGTTACAAGACGCTGACCGCAGGCAAAGTGTTTCACAGCAGTGCTCCCGTGAAAGACTATTTCCAAGTCGTGGGGCCGCGTCCGGGACATTGGCGCAAGGGGCTCGACAAGAAAGTTCACGACAAGCCGAAAGGATGGCACGGCATCTGGGACTTCGGCCCCCAGGACTACGACGAATCGAAGTTCGCCGATCACGTCGTGGCCACCTGGGTGACCGAGCAACTTGGCGCAGAACACGACAAACCGTTTTTCCTCGGCTTTGGTTTCTACCGTCCGCATGTACCGTTCTTTCCGCCACGTCGCGTTTACGACAGTTTCAAGAACGTGCAACTACCGCGAGTTGATGAGGATGACTGGAATGACATCCCCGACGCTGCGCGCAAGGTGTCGATGAGCAATCCAAAGATTCCGACACATGACTGGATGCGGAAAGAAGGTCGCTGGAAACAGGCGGTTCACTGTTACCTCGCTAGCGTTCGGTGGACCGACGAACAACTCGGCCGCGTTCTCGATGCGCTGGACACGGGCCCGCACGCAATGAACACCATCGTTGTCCTGTTCTCCGACCACGGTTACCACCTCGGCGAGAAACAACGCTGGTCGAAGTTTTCACTTTGGGAACGCACGACGCACGTCCCACTCATCATCAGCCTGCCCGGTGGCTCTAAAGGCAAATGCGGCAAGCCGGTCGAGTTGTTGAGCATCTACCCAACGCTGATCGAGCTCTGCGGCCTGCCCGCGAATCAAAAGCTCGAAGGCGTCAGTCTCCAGCTATTGCTCGAGAACCCAAACGCGGACTGGAAGCATGTCGCCATTTCAACGATGGGGCGGAACAATCACGCCATGCGTGACGAGCGTTGGCGATATATCCGATACGCCGATGGCAGCGGAGAACTTTACGATCACCAAGCCGACCCGAATGAGTGGAACAACATTGCTTCAAAGCCGCTACCTTCGGGGTTGCACACCAAGGTGATCGGGCGACTAAAGAAACACCTTCCAAAGACAAACTCGCCCCAACGGGGTCAAACAGAAAGATAA
- a CDS encoding sulfatase family protein, with amino-acid sequence MNKRVRSVIQGALIACLSVICVAAVSPGDARADQTSPNIIVILADDLGYGDLSCFRAKDIATPNIDRMATEGAKFNSFYVSAVCSPTRAALMTGSHSTRVGIGGVMFPRNNHGLNPDEITLPELLKGQGFATAIIGKWHLGNQDMFQPLNHGFDYWYGTPSSNSQFYYPTIKKYAADCVFREGYTRDGILKRETAACPLVRDNVVIEVPADQTQFTQRYTRETIRFITENKDKPFFVYLTYNMPHIPLHASEKFVGSSKRGIYCDTIQELDWSTGEILRSLKELGLDQNTLVIFTSDKGPNTGKGGSAGALKGSKGSTLEGGVRVPFVACWPGTIPAGTESDEAITGMDLLPTLTRLAGGDVADDRVIDGKDIWPLLAEKPDAKSPHEAIYYLRGRSVDAIRVGHWKYRMATDKPSKVKKSKKQPAAESQPKKVSVETLYNLSDDIGENTNLIDEHPEIARRLKRKLATFETELRKNLRPAGVASER; translated from the coding sequence ATGAATAAACGCGTTCGGTCAGTCATCCAGGGAGCGCTCATCGCTTGCCTTTCAGTGATTTGCGTGGCGGCGGTTTCTCCCGGTGATGCGAGGGCAGACCAAACGAGCCCAAATATCATCGTCATCCTGGCCGATGATCTCGGATACGGCGATCTGTCGTGCTTCAGGGCCAAGGATATTGCCACACCAAATATCGACCGCATGGCGACTGAGGGAGCGAAGTTCAACAGCTTTTATGTTTCGGCTGTTTGCTCTCCGACTCGCGCGGCGCTGATGACCGGCAGCCATTCGACTCGGGTAGGTATTGGCGGTGTGATGTTTCCGCGAAACAATCATGGGCTGAACCCTGACGAAATCACGTTACCGGAACTGTTGAAAGGTCAGGGTTTTGCGACGGCCATCATTGGTAAGTGGCATCTGGGCAACCAGGACATGTTTCAGCCACTGAATCATGGGTTTGATTATTGGTACGGAACGCCGTCATCCAACAGCCAGTTCTATTACCCGACGATTAAGAAGTACGCAGCCGACTGCGTGTTTCGCGAAGGTTACACTCGCGACGGAATCCTCAAGCGAGAGACGGCGGCCTGTCCGCTTGTTCGCGACAACGTTGTCATTGAAGTTCCCGCGGACCAGACGCAATTCACGCAGCGATACACGCGTGAGACCATTCGCTTCATCACCGAAAACAAAGACAAACCGTTCTTTGTGTACCTAACGTACAACATGCCGCACATCCCGCTGCATGCGTCCGAGAAGTTCGTGGGCAGCAGCAAACGAGGCATCTATTGCGACACCATTCAGGAACTCGACTGGAGCACCGGCGAGATTCTGCGGTCCCTGAAGGAACTTGGACTCGATCAGAACACGCTGGTCATTTTCACGTCGGACAAGGGCCCCAACACTGGCAAAGGCGGCAGCGCCGGCGCGTTGAAAGGCAGCAAAGGCTCGACTCTCGAAGGCGGCGTCCGAGTCCCCTTCGTCGCTTGCTGGCCGGGAACAATTCCCGCGGGCACAGAATCCGACGAAGCAATCACCGGCATGGATTTGCTGCCGACGCTGACAAGACTTGCGGGCGGTGACGTTGCTGACGACCGCGTGATTGATGGCAAAGATATCTGGCCTTTGCTCGCCGAAAAGCCGGACGCCAAGTCACCTCACGAAGCGATCTATTACCTGCGAGGCCGAAGCGTTGATGCAATCCGCGTCGGCCATTGGAAGTATCGAATGGCCACCGACAAGCCGTCAAAGGTGAAGAAGTCGAAGAAACAACCCGCCGCGGAAAGCCAGCCGAAGAAGGTCAGCGTTGAAACTCTCTATAACCTGAGTGATGACATCGGCGAGAATACCAACCTAATCGACGAACATCCCGAGATCGCCCGGCGTCTGAAGCGGAAACTAGCGACCTTCGAAACGGAACTCAGAAAGAATCTACGTCCTGCCGGAGTTGCAAGCGAACGATGA
- a CDS encoding sulfatase, whose translation MNDFVGCLDSRPNAITPNISRLAARGVCFTNAHTAGVFCAPSRAAIFSGQYASTTGCYETPNYFVHHPEIESLQTSFAKAGYTTLGAGKLFHHPAGAIDQRGWTEFFLRNQFQREGGWALESWSSDTPVPQPFPASVYNKGKEITGGLFLEWGAVPKEREEEMADTIRANWAVEQLGRKHDKPFFLACGFYAPHYPNYCPQKYFDLYDRDAIETPAFKEDDLADLPDKIRKQRQNRKKVHYDKLVAMGAWKDALHGYLACTSYADAMVGRILDALESSPYADNTIVVLWSDHGYHLGEKGQWGKHTLWERTSNVPFVWAGPGVAQGERTDVTVSLIDIYPTLVERCNLPAPRQKLEGVSLASTLKEPAEANDRTVYLPYINPGEYTLMNRDWRFIHYDDKNQELYNVKEDPHEWNNLASDPQYADVITRRRESAPTEFAEPEPKLNSRRDLVVEGETFRWEKGKGNYIPHPKYLPYTDPALKQNQSKTGR comes from the coding sequence ATGAACGACTTTGTTGGCTGTCTCGATTCACGACCGAATGCGATCACACCCAACATTAGTCGGCTGGCTGCTCGTGGCGTGTGCTTTACCAACGCTCATACCGCCGGAGTCTTCTGTGCGCCCAGTCGCGCGGCGATCTTTTCCGGCCAGTACGCTTCAACAACCGGATGCTACGAGACTCCGAACTACTTTGTGCATCATCCGGAGATTGAGTCGCTACAAACAAGTTTCGCCAAAGCGGGTTACACCACGCTCGGCGCTGGCAAGCTGTTCCATCATCCAGCCGGAGCAATCGACCAGCGTGGTTGGACAGAGTTCTTCCTGAGAAATCAGTTCCAGCGTGAAGGCGGTTGGGCGCTGGAATCGTGGAGCAGTGACACACCCGTGCCACAGCCATTTCCGGCCAGCGTTTACAACAAAGGCAAAGAGATTACCGGCGGACTGTTCCTGGAATGGGGGGCAGTTCCGAAAGAACGGGAAGAGGAGATGGCCGACACAATCCGAGCCAACTGGGCGGTCGAACAACTGGGTCGAAAACACGACAAACCGTTCTTTCTGGCCTGCGGCTTTTATGCTCCTCATTACCCCAATTACTGTCCTCAAAAATATTTTGATCTGTATGATCGAGACGCCATCGAGACTCCGGCGTTCAAAGAAGATGACTTGGCAGATTTACCTGACAAGATTCGTAAGCAACGCCAGAATCGCAAGAAAGTGCACTACGACAAGCTCGTCGCAATGGGAGCCTGGAAGGACGCTCTGCACGGATACCTTGCCTGCACGAGCTACGCCGATGCGATGGTCGGGCGGATTCTGGACGCGCTCGAATCAAGCCCCTATGCCGACAATACCATCGTCGTGCTTTGGAGTGACCATGGTTATCACCTGGGCGAAAAAGGCCAGTGGGGCAAGCACACGTTGTGGGAACGAACGTCCAACGTGCCGTTCGTCTGGGCCGGCCCCGGCGTCGCCCAAGGTGAACGCACCGACGTGACCGTCAGCCTGATCGACATCTACCCAACGCTGGTTGAACGATGCAACCTTCCTGCACCGCGACAGAAACTCGAAGGCGTTTCGCTGGCATCGACGCTGAAAGAGCCCGCCGAAGCAAACGACCGCACCGTCTACCTTCCGTACATCAACCCCGGCGAATACACGCTGATGAATCGCGACTGGCGTTTCATTCATTACGATGACAAGAACCAGGAGCTGTACAACGTCAAGGAGGATCCGCACGAGTGGAACAATCTCGCTTCTGATCCGCAGTACGCGGACGTTATCACCAGGCGGCGGGAATCGGCACCGACCGAGTTTGCCGAGCCAGAACCTAAGCTCAACTCGCGTCGCGATCTGGTCGTCGAAGGCGAAACCTTCCGCTGGGAGAAAGGTAAAGGCAATTACATTCCACATCCAAAGTATCTGCCCTACACCGACCCCGCACTGAAGCAGAATCAATCGAAGACGGGACGCTAA
- a CDS encoding GAF domain-containing protein, which translates to MLKRLVQGASLEEVLHTLVNVAEESRPDMIASVLLVDRKTGCLRNGASRKIPEHYCRIIEGTMPDPNAGSCGTAAFTGKRVIVEDISTDPLWARDREIAMDAGFHACWSEPIISCLSVAGTAHVWAVQNRDCPPLGSCSSPRSC; encoded by the coding sequence GTGCTCAAGCGACTGGTCCAAGGTGCTTCGCTGGAAGAAGTTCTTCACACGCTGGTGAATGTGGCAGAAGAATCGCGACCCGACATGATTGCGTCGGTGCTGTTGGTCGACCGGAAAACTGGCTGCCTCCGAAATGGCGCGTCTCGCAAAATTCCTGAACACTATTGCCGGATTATCGAAGGAACGATGCCGGATCCAAATGCCGGCTCATGCGGCACGGCGGCATTCACTGGCAAACGCGTGATTGTGGAAGATATTAGCACCGATCCGCTTTGGGCCCGCGATCGCGAAATTGCGATGGATGCCGGTTTTCACGCGTGCTGGTCGGAGCCAATCATTAGCTGCCTGTCCGTCGCCGGCACTGCGCACGTATGGGCAGTCCAGAATCGAGATTGTCCGCCGCTGGGCAGTTGTTCGTCGCCGCGCTCGTGTTGA